One Methanomicrobia archaeon DNA segment encodes these proteins:
- a CDS encoding monovalent cation/H+ antiporter subunit D family protein, translating into MLVTVHFPVLVIVISLISAFTILVAGLVNKKSSWIISTATILLQLVMALSILNQVLTNGTIHYRMGGWMPPWGIEYVIDALNAYVLIVILFLGLVCVIYSKRSVEQELPSDKIVPFYIVYQLLITGLCGIIVTGDIFNMYVFLEISSLAAYALIAAAGGRALKASFVYLVLGSVGACFFLLGIGFLYAVTGTPNIADLAILLPPLYGNRLVQAAFVFFAVGLSIKIALFPLHIWQPDAYTYAPSAGSAIIAATMSKVSAYALIRVIYSVFTLDFIRSYVGVDITICWIAAIGIIAGSMLAIVQHNLKRMLAYSSVSQMGYIVLGIGLSPISAWGLLGATAHISNHAIMKGCLFLAAGAFIYKYGLRDIRDFEGLGRKMPYASAAFTIAALSMIGVPPSAGFATKLFLILASLQATEVFSWSAYVFVAVLLLSSLLNLVYFWRVIERMYFIKSEGESHSGEGDAKKAEIPLSMLLPTLILAALCIVVGILWLTKLPLPLITDALAELGVEVLP; encoded by the coding sequence GTGCTCGTGACCGTGCATTTTCCCGTACTTGTTATTGTCATCTCATTGATTTCTGCCTTTACCATCCTCGTTGCTGGCTTGGTAAACAAGAAATCGAGTTGGATCATTTCCACCGCGACTATTCTCCTGCAACTCGTCATGGCTCTTTCCATCCTCAATCAGGTCTTGACGAACGGAACGATCCATTACCGAATGGGCGGATGGATGCCCCCGTGGGGAATTGAATATGTTATAGACGCGTTAAATGCGTACGTACTGATCGTCATTCTATTTCTGGGCTTGGTCTGCGTTATCTATTCAAAGCGGAGCGTCGAGCAGGAACTGCCGTCGGATAAAATCGTCCCGTTTTATATCGTGTATCAACTCCTCATCACCGGACTGTGCGGGATCATCGTGACCGGGGATATCTTCAATATGTACGTATTCCTGGAGATCTCCTCATTGGCGGCGTATGCGTTAATCGCCGCTGCAGGCGGAAGAGCACTGAAAGCAAGCTTTGTGTACCTCGTACTTGGTTCCGTCGGCGCTTGTTTCTTCCTGCTCGGCATCGGGTTCCTCTACGCGGTAACCGGCACACCGAATATAGCGGACCTCGCGATATTGCTGCCGCCTCTATACGGGAACCGATTAGTACAAGCGGCGTTTGTCTTCTTCGCCGTCGGCTTAAGTATAAAGATAGCACTTTTCCCGCTCCATATCTGGCAGCCGGACGCGTACACCTATGCCCCCTCCGCAGGGAGCGCGATCATTGCCGCGACGATGTCCAAAGTCTCTGCCTACGCGCTTATACGGGTTATCTACTCCGTCTTCACGCTCGATTTCATCAGAAGCTACGTGGGTGTGGATATAACCATCTGCTGGATAGCGGCGATAGGCATCATAGCGGGATCCATGCTCGCGATTGTGCAGCACAATTTGAAGCGGATGCTTGCCTATTCCAGCGTTTCGCAGATGGGATACATCGTGCTGGGAATAGGGCTTTCGCCGATCTCCGCATGGGGACTCCTCGGTGCTACGGCGCACATCTCGAATCATGCGATAATGAAAGGGTGCTTGTTCCTGGCTGCGGGCGCGTTTATTTATAAGTACGGTCTGCGGGACATCAGGGATTTTGAAGGCTTAGGACGGAAGATGCCGTATGCCAGTGCTGCTTTTACCATCGCGGCGCTTTCCATGATCGGCGTGCCTCCGAGCGCGGGCTTTGCCACGAAGCTGTTCTTAATTCTCGCGTCACTGCAGGCTACGGAAGTCTTCTCGTGGTCCGCATACGTATTCGTGGCCGTGCTACTGCTCAGCAGTCTTCTTAACCTCGTTTATTTCTGGCGCGTGATCGAGCGCATGTATTTCATAAAGAGCGAGGGCGAGTCACACAGCGGCGAGGGCGACGCGAAGAAAGCCGAGATCCCGCTGAGCATGCTCCTTCCAACGCTTATCCTTGCAGCACTCTGCATTGTGGTTGGCATTCTATG
- a CDS encoding Na(+)/H(+) antiporter subunit D has protein sequence MTDLTIPPFLIFFLGAAVIPLLGKGRVRQIFLVALALLGLASVRLLVPQTGWVVSILPGIELTFLQVDRLSLIMGYIFALAGGAAIIYAISTVKETGQYQSGLLYMGSALGAVFAGDFFTLYIFWEIMAFSSLGLIWYEGSRRARDAGMRYILFHLFGGAALLAGIIIHYVNTNDIALGPVEPGMGYFLLLLGIGVNAAFIPLHTWLPDSYPKATIAGTIFLSIFTTKTGIYVLARTFSGVEAVAYMGGAMCLYGVIFAILQNDVRKLLSYHIVSQLGYMVAGVGMAAGITHEIALNGAIAHLFNNLLFKTTLFMCMGAVIHATGKNNLTELGGLARKMPVTMITCVIAALSISGVVGFNGYVSKGMVIHAADVGEMPLLVIALTLGSVGTLISFLKLTYFAFFSRNEEIEAKEAPLPMLVPMCVTAFLCVAIGWFPSLLYRLLPFEEAAFHYHAYEAGHTIGVLELLLMTVFLFFMLGFFAPHDKITYDVDYLYRKAGRGFLWFCEKPLMGFAVAVEHGVLRIADAFITFGKNPLRAIRVAMATIGVALMKPVVFLFELVIEPIYRYYERDLERAKSQPLEEPMTSVSIGTAVLLVLLFFTLYLIVMLIHGWLIAYSMVWL, from the coding sequence ATGACTGACCTTACCATACCTCCTTTTCTCATATTCTTTCTCGGCGCTGCAGTAATTCCGTTGCTTGGCAAGGGCCGCGTGAGGCAGATTTTTCTCGTCGCTTTAGCGCTTCTTGGCTTGGCGAGTGTGAGGCTGCTCGTACCGCAAACAGGTTGGGTAGTGTCAATTCTGCCGGGAATTGAGTTGACCTTTTTGCAGGTCGATAGGCTGAGCTTGATAATGGGGTATATCTTCGCACTGGCGGGTGGCGCTGCGATCATCTATGCGATAAGCACGGTGAAGGAGACAGGGCAGTACCAATCCGGGTTGTTATACATGGGCAGTGCATTGGGCGCGGTATTTGCCGGGGATTTCTTCACTTTGTACATCTTCTGGGAGATAATGGCGTTCTCCTCGCTTGGCCTGATCTGGTACGAGGGCTCGAGGCGGGCGCGGGATGCAGGGATGCGGTATATTTTGTTTCACCTGTTTGGCGGGGCTGCGCTTCTCGCGGGGATAATCATTCATTATGTGAATACGAATGACATTGCCTTGGGTCCTGTGGAGCCCGGCATGGGATACTTTTTGCTGCTCCTGGGTATAGGCGTAAACGCGGCATTCATACCGCTGCATACCTGGCTGCCCGATTCATATCCCAAAGCGACGATCGCAGGCACCATTTTCTTATCGATCTTCACGACGAAGACGGGCATATACGTGCTTGCGCGGACGTTCTCGGGCGTGGAGGCAGTAGCGTATATGGGCGGCGCGATGTGCCTCTACGGTGTTATCTTTGCGATATTGCAGAACGATGTGAGAAAGCTCCTCTCGTATCATATCGTGAGTCAGCTGGGCTATATGGTGGCCGGGGTGGGAATGGCAGCGGGAATAACGCACGAGATAGCGCTAAACGGAGCAATAGCACATCTGTTCAACAACCTGTTGTTCAAGACGACGTTGTTCATGTGCATGGGCGCGGTGATCCACGCGACGGGCAAGAACAACCTCACGGAACTCGGCGGACTGGCGAGGAAGATGCCGGTGACGATGATAACGTGTGTCATTGCGGCTCTTTCTATCTCCGGTGTGGTGGGCTTCAATGGCTATGTGAGCAAGGGGATGGTGATTCACGCGGCGGACGTGGGCGAAATGCCCCTGCTTGTAATCGCGTTGACCCTGGGTTCGGTAGGCACGCTGATCTCATTTTTAAAGCTCACGTATTTCGCATTTTTCAGCAGGAATGAGGAGATAGAAGCGAAGGAAGCGCCGTTACCGATGCTCGTGCCGATGTGCGTTACCGCTTTTCTTTGCGTTGCCATCGGCTGGTTTCCAAGTTTGCTTTATCGGTTATTGCCGTTCGAAGAGGCGGCGTTTCATTACCACGCGTATGAAGCGGGGCACACAATAGGCGTTTTGGAGTTGCTGCTGATGACCGTGTTTCTGTTCTTCATGCTCGGCTTCTTCGCGCCGCACGATAAGATCACGTATGACGTGGATTATCTTTATAGGAAGGCAGGTAGAGGCTTTTTATGGTTCTGCGAGAAGCCGCTTATGGGCTTTGCCGTTGCCGTGGAGCATGGGGTATTGAGGATTGCGGATGCCTTCATCACGTTCGGTAAGAACCCCCTGAGAGCGATACGAGTGGCGATGGCCACGATAGGCGTAGCGCTGATGAAGCCTGTTGTTTTCCTGTTTGAGCTGGTAATAGAGCCGATCTACCGATATTATGAGCGCGATCTGGAGCGGGCGAAGAGTCAACCACTTGAAGAGCCAATGACAAGCGTCAGCATAGGAACGGCAGTACTGCTGGTACTGCTCTTTTTCACGTTATATTTGATCGTCATGCTTATACATGGGTGGCTTATAGCTTACAGTATGGTATGGCTGTAA
- a CDS encoding fumarate hydratase has product MITKELIRDVTLTILKRAETTLPGAVKVALKRAYEREEGEIARAQLAAMLENVALAEELQRPICQDTGLPLFFVRLGGDGDCNVKLGDIEAGIRAGVAEATEAIPLRSNVVDPILRTGSSGNIGDKIPYITYTVAPEVNGIEITVFPKGGGSENMAAFTMLTPKQDAEAVEAIQNFILEMVVKAAGKPCPPTIIGVGVGGSADVAMKLAKMALLRPVGERHKEERLAAVEEAILKAVNNTGIGPMGLGGKTTALAVHIETASTHITSLPVAVNFQCWAARQATAKIAPDGRVEYL; this is encoded by the coding sequence ATGATCACAAAAGAGCTGATAAGGGATGTAACGCTAACGATTTTGAAGCGGGCGGAGACGACGTTACCGGGGGCTGTCAAAGTTGCACTGAAGCGTGCATACGAGCGGGAGGAGGGTGAGATTGCACGAGCGCAGCTGGCGGCGATGCTGGAGAATGTCGCGTTAGCGGAGGAGCTGCAGCGACCGATATGTCAGGATACCGGCCTTCCGCTTTTCTTCGTGCGGCTTGGCGGTGACGGAGATTGCAACGTCAAACTCGGCGATATAGAGGCCGGCATACGCGCGGGCGTGGCGGAAGCGACGGAAGCGATCCCGCTGCGATCGAACGTCGTGGATCCGATATTGAGGACAGGAAGCAGCGGGAATATCGGCGATAAAATACCGTATATCACTTATACCGTTGCCCCTGAGGTGAATGGTATTGAAATAACGGTGTTCCCGAAAGGCGGCGGCTCGGAGAATATGGCTGCGTTTACGATGCTCACGCCGAAGCAGGACGCGGAAGCGGTGGAAGCGATACAGAATTTCATTCTTGAGATGGTGGTCAAAGCGGCGGGCAAGCCGTGTCCGCCGACGATCATCGGTGTGGGTGTCGGCGGCTCGGCAGATGTAGCGATGAAGCTCGCGAAGATGGCGTTGCTACGACCGGTGGGCGAGCGGCATAAAGAGGAGCGACTCGCAGCGGTGGAAGAGGCGATCCTGAAAGCGGTGAACAATACGGGCATCGGGCCGATGGGCCTGGGCGGTAAGACGACAGCTCTGGCGGTGCATATAGAAACGGCAAGCACGCACATTACCAGTTTGCCGGTCGCCGTGAATTTCCAGTGCTGGGCAGCGCGTCAAGCAACGGCAAAAATAGCTCCCGATGGCCGGGTAGAGTACCTGTGA